In the genome of Streptomyces sp. P3, the window GGCGACGTTCCGGACGACGAGCGGCGTGGTGCGCGGCAGCCTCTCGCGCGACGGCGTGAGGGCCGTGCTCGGCATCCCGTACGCCGTCGCGCCCTTCGGCGCGAATCGCTTCCGCGCGCCGAAGCCCCTCCTGGACCCGGGCGCGTCGCGGGACTGCCGCGGTTTCGGACCCATCGCGCCGCAGTCGGCGCGGCTGCCCGGCTCACCGGCGTGGCGCGCGGGCGACGAGGACGTCCTCAGCGTCAACGTCTGGGCGCCCACGCCTTCGGAGGCCGGGCCCCTGCCGGTGCTGTTCTGGATCCACGGAGGCGCCTACACCTTCGGCTCCTCCGCCCAGCCCGACTTCGACGGCGGCGCGCTCGCCCGTGCCGGAGCGGTCGTGGTCACCTGCAACTACCGCGTCGGCTTCGAGGGATTCGGTCATGTGCCGGGCTTCCCCGACAACCGGGGGCTGCTGGACCAGACGGCCGCCCTGTGCTGGGTCCGCGACAACATCGCCGCGTTCGGCGGCGACCCCGCACGCGTCACGGTGGCCGGGCACTCCGCCGGAGCCGGATCGATCGCGTGCCTGATGGCGAGGGAGGAGACGCGCGGACTGTTCCGCAGGGCCATCGTCCACAGCGCGCCCAACGCGTTCTTCTCCCCGGCGACGGCGGCCGCCGTCGCCCGGCGGATCGCGGCCGAGGCCGGTGTCGCTCCGACGGGTGAAGGGCTGCTCTCCGCCTCCCCTTACCGGCTGGTGGCCGCGTCCGACAGAGTCGCCGGTCGGCTCCGGGACGACCCGGTGGCGGCGCTGCAGGCCTACGACCCGGTGGTCTTCCAGCCGGTCGTGGACGGCGACGTACTGCCCGCGCACCCGCTCTGCGCGCTGGACACGGGCGTCGCCCGCGACGTGGACCTCCTGGTGTGCCACACGGTGGAGGAGTGCTGGTTCCTGCACGCCGTCGGCGGCGTACGGGAGATCTCGTCGGAGACCGGGCTCGCCGACTTCGTCCGAGCGCTCGGTCTCCCCGCCCGCCTGCTCGACGGCTATCGCGTCCTGATGCCCGACGCCCCGCTGCTCGACCGCTATCTCGCCCTCTTCGGCGACGCGGTGTTCGGCGAGTACGGCCGTCGGCTCGCCGAGCGCCACGCACGCGCGGGCGGCCGGGTCCACGCGTCCCGCTTCGCCCGCCGGCGCCGGACGCCGGGCGGGCAGGCGCGGCCCTGGCACACCGCCGACATCCCGTTCGCCTTCGGCAACCTGGACGCGCCCGGCGCCGCGTTCCTCATCGGCGGCGCCCCCGACGAACCGGACCGCGCCCTGTCCCGTCGCATCATGCGCGCCTGGACGGGCTTCGCCGCCGACGGGGACCCGGGCTGGCCCGCGCTCACCGCCGGGGCCGCACCGGTGAAGGTCTGGGCCGTTCCCCAGGACCACCTGAGCGACGACGCCGGGTCGCCGGCCCGCGCCCTGTGGCGGGACGTGCGGTTCGACGTGCTGCGCCGGTGACGTCCGCCGCCGTCGCCGCGGCTGCCGTCGGCGTGCGCCCTCGAGGGCGCACGCAACGTCGGCGGTCCCGAGGTGTCGTCCGTCTGGGGGTGATTGCAGAGGTGTGCGAGCCGGCGCACAGGAGTTGCCGGCTGCGGGGGCCGCGGGGGCGGAACGGCCCGGGCCTGTGAGTGCACGGGCTCACGGCCGCCGCGGACCGTCTCGCCGTGCAGGAGTGCCGTGCCGTCAGGGGTGTCCCCGGGCGCGTGCGGCGCGGCGCGCCAGCGAGTCGAGGACCACCGCGGCGTACAGCACCCCGCCGGTGACCATGAACTGCACCGGGGGCTCGACTCCCAGCAGCGCCATGCCGGAGGCGATCGACTGGATCATGAGCACGCCCAACAGCGCCGACCAGGGCGAGCCGCGCCCGCCGAACAGACTGGTGCCGCCGACGACGGCCGCGGCGATGGCGTTGATCAGCAGCATCCCGGAGCCCGGCACCTGGCTGGCCGAGGTGAGCCGCGACGCGACGAACAGGCCGCCGACCGCCGCCAGGGTTCCCGACACCACGAACACCGCGATCCGCACCCGCGTCACGTCCACGCCGGATCGCCGGGCCGCCTCGACAC includes:
- a CDS encoding carboxylesterase/lipase family protein, with the protein product MADGLRTETGAATFRTTSGVVRGSLSRDGVRAVLGIPYAVAPFGANRFRAPKPLLDPGASRDCRGFGPIAPQSARLPGSPAWRAGDEDVLSVNVWAPTPSEAGPLPVLFWIHGGAYTFGSSAQPDFDGGALARAGAVVVTCNYRVGFEGFGHVPGFPDNRGLLDQTAALCWVRDNIAAFGGDPARVTVAGHSAGAGSIACLMAREETRGLFRRAIVHSAPNAFFSPATAAAVARRIAAEAGVAPTGEGLLSASPYRLVAASDRVAGRLRDDPVAALQAYDPVVFQPVVDGDVLPAHPLCALDTGVARDVDLLVCHTVEECWFLHAVGGVREISSETGLADFVRALGLPARLLDGYRVLMPDAPLLDRYLALFGDAVFGEYGRRLAERHARAGGRVHASRFARRRRTPGGQARPWHTADIPFAFGNLDAPGAAFLIGGAPDEPDRALSRRIMRAWTGFAADGDPGWPALTAGAAPVKVWAVPQDHLSDDAGSPARALWRDVRFDVLRR